A section of the Elizabethkingia anophelis R26 genome encodes:
- a CDS encoding M28 family metallopeptidase: MKKLIVSILLVPAAFSAQQVISKDAEIVNYVSQVSTDSLKSHINKLVGFGTRHTMSSVTDPKRGIGAARTWVLRKFKDYAKNTDGRMEVFLQNQIIQPDGKRIDKPTDLGNPVAILRGTNPNDKRIFMISGHLDSRVSNVMNAKDNAPGANDDGSGTAAVIESARILSKSKFPATIIFVAFSGEEQGLLGSRMMAEKAKNENWQLEALLNNDMISNNLTSETNLINAHQLRVFSEGLPQYELDKNAQKIRSLGLENDGDARQLARYIKETGERYVDNLQVKLIYRNDRFLRGGDHSPFVERGFSAVRLTEYNENFDHQHQDIRKENGKQYGDLPEFIDFDYFKKNVGVNVSVLANLAKSPSKPENVKMEVKELTNYTSLSWEKPKSGEVTGYYVLMRETDSPVWQKKFFTKETFIKLPYSKDNCFFAVQAVNSTGNESLIVIPGVK, from the coding sequence ATGAAAAAACTAATAGTCTCCATTCTTCTTGTTCCGGCTGCATTTTCTGCCCAACAGGTTATTTCTAAAGATGCCGAAATTGTCAATTATGTCTCACAGGTAAGTACAGATTCTTTAAAGTCTCACATCAATAAGCTGGTAGGCTTCGGGACCCGACACACTATGAGTTCTGTAACGGATCCCAAGAGGGGAATCGGCGCTGCCAGAACCTGGGTTCTGAGAAAGTTTAAAGATTATGCTAAGAATACAGATGGCAGAATGGAAGTATTTCTACAAAATCAGATAATACAACCAGACGGTAAAAGAATTGATAAACCAACAGATTTGGGAAATCCAGTCGCCATTCTTCGCGGAACAAATCCCAATGACAAGAGGATTTTTATGATTAGCGGACATCTGGATTCACGAGTAAGCAATGTAATGAATGCAAAAGACAATGCTCCGGGAGCTAATGATGATGGCAGCGGTACAGCAGCAGTAATAGAAAGTGCAAGAATCCTGAGTAAATCCAAATTTCCGGCAACTATAATATTTGTCGCGTTTTCAGGAGAAGAACAAGGTTTACTAGGATCCAGGATGATGGCTGAGAAAGCTAAAAATGAGAACTGGCAACTGGAAGCTCTTCTGAATAATGATATGATTTCTAATAACCTGACCAGCGAAACCAATCTCATTAATGCACATCAGTTGAGAGTTTTTTCTGAGGGCCTACCACAATATGAGTTGGATAAAAATGCTCAGAAAATCAGAAGCCTTGGCTTGGAAAATGATGGTGATGCCCGACAATTGGCAAGATATATCAAAGAAACAGGTGAACGTTATGTAGATAACCTGCAGGTAAAACTTATTTACAGAAACGACAGATTCCTAAGAGGAGGAGACCATTCTCCCTTTGTAGAAAGAGGTTTTTCTGCTGTAAGACTTACAGAATATAATGAAAATTTTGACCATCAGCATCAGGATATCCGCAAGGAAAATGGAAAACAATATGGAGATTTACCTGAGTTTATCGATTTCGATTACTTCAAAAAGAATGTAGGAGTAAATGTTTCTGTATTAGCCAATCTGGCAAAATCTCCGTCAAAACCTGAGAATGTAAAAATGGAAGTAAAAGAACTAACCAATTATACTTCACTTTCCTGGGAGAAGCCTAAATCGGGTGAAGTAACCGGATATTATGTTTTAATGCGTGAAACGGATTCTCCGGTATGGCAAAAGAAATTTTTCACAAAAGAAACATTTATAAAATTGCCGTATTCTAAAGACAATTGTTTCTTTGCCGTTCAGGCTGTAAATAGTACTGGTAACGAAAGTCTGATCGTTATTCCTGGTGTGAAATAA
- a CDS encoding MarR family winged helix-turn-helix transcriptional regulator — protein sequence MDFIKTLGYKALDSRLKRISDRMSHDVRKLYKEIDIDIEPNWYLIFMLLQNRGEISIADIAESLGYSHPSVVVIVKKMSEKDYLHMQKDKDDKRKQLVSLSSKATEILPELELIWQSCESAILKLLSDDLSIFSFLDDIDAELKANSFYNRFKQEYQKSINT from the coding sequence ATGGATTTTATTAAAACATTAGGATATAAGGCATTAGATAGCAGACTTAAGAGGATTAGTGATCGGATGTCGCATGACGTAAGGAAGCTATACAAAGAAATTGACATAGATATAGAGCCTAACTGGTACCTCATTTTTATGTTACTGCAGAATAGAGGAGAAATTTCAATTGCAGACATTGCAGAATCTCTGGGTTATTCGCACCCATCAGTAGTCGTTATTGTAAAAAAAATGTCGGAAAAGGACTATTTACATATGCAAAAAGATAAAGATGATAAACGGAAACAATTGGTATCATTATCATCCAAAGCAACAGAAATATTACCAGAATTAGAACTAATCTGGCAAAGTTGTGAAAGCGCCATCTTAAAACTTCTTTCAGATGACCTGAGTATTTTTTCTTTTCTGGATGATATAGACGCGGAACTAAAAGCCAACTCCTTTTATAACAGATTTAAACAAGAATATCAAAAATCAATAAACACATGA
- a CDS encoding ATP-dependent helicase: MDYLKGLNESQYEAVTTIQGPLMVLAGAGSGKTRVLTMRIAHLIQNGVDPFNILALTFTNKAAREMKERIAKVVGDSDAKSIWMGTFHSIFARILRMEAHYLGFPSNFTIYDSQDALNVIKKVLKEMSIDSDLYKPKKVLNRISQYKNNLITVNAYFNNPELMEADEMANMKLLGEIYRKYVETCYKSGAMDFDDLLLRTNELLTRFPEVLAKYQDRFRYILVDEYQDTNHSQYLIVKALASKFENLCVVGDDAQSIYAFRGANIYNILNFKKDYPDAVTVSLEQNYRSTQNIVNAANDVIAKNQQQFKKNVFSENEPGDKIQVYRSLSDADEANFVASQILENSMRNQRKYSDFAILYRTNSQTRAFEDALRRKNIPYKVYGGLSFYQRKEIKDLIAYLRLLVNENDQEALLRIINYPTRGIGETTQNKLIVTADQLNISMAELLNNLQMYGPQTGFNAGTLNKLSEFWNMIKAFQVMMKTETVYQVAMDVAQKSGLLKLLKDDQTPEGVSRMENIQELMNSLQGFIEEQQQLEDGDPGLSNFLENIALSTDTQDKDDDNNKVSLMTIHLSKGLEFPVVHIVGLEENLFPSFMSANTREELEEERRLFYVALTRAEKQAIFSYAVSRFQWGKITDSEPSRFLSEVDTMYLDFLNPATDTRFRNSSGLTSSLFDDAPPPRLVKKDAPKKLTPTPALTPKNLKPVASAKINNPSGGTTDHIEVGDMVRHDRFGVGEVVFLDGTDPQNIKAKVLFQHEGEKNLILKFAKLTKIS, translated from the coding sequence ATGGATTATCTGAAAGGACTTAATGAATCACAATACGAAGCGGTAACAACTATCCAGGGACCATTGATGGTATTAGCGGGAGCGGGGTCCGGAAAAACCAGAGTACTTACCATGCGTATTGCTCATCTTATACAAAATGGTGTAGATCCTTTCAATATCCTGGCACTAACTTTTACCAATAAAGCAGCACGAGAGATGAAAGAACGTATTGCAAAGGTAGTAGGGGATAGCGATGCTAAAAGTATATGGATGGGAACATTTCACTCCATATTTGCCAGAATACTCCGTATGGAAGCCCATTATCTGGGGTTTCCGTCTAATTTTACAATTTATGACAGTCAGGATGCACTGAATGTTATAAAAAAAGTGCTGAAAGAAATGTCTATCGATTCAGATTTGTATAAACCTAAAAAAGTACTGAACCGAATTTCTCAGTATAAAAACAATCTGATTACAGTAAATGCCTATTTTAATAACCCGGAACTGATGGAAGCTGATGAAATGGCTAATATGAAGTTATTGGGTGAGATATACCGTAAGTATGTTGAAACCTGCTACAAATCCGGAGCAATGGATTTTGATGACTTGTTGTTACGTACCAACGAGCTTCTAACCAGATTCCCGGAGGTACTGGCAAAATATCAGGACAGATTCCGTTATATTTTGGTAGATGAGTACCAGGATACCAACCATTCCCAGTATCTTATTGTAAAAGCATTGGCTTCTAAATTCGAAAATTTGTGTGTGGTAGGAGACGATGCACAGTCAATTTATGCATTTCGTGGGGCGAATATCTACAACATTCTGAACTTTAAAAAAGATTATCCGGATGCAGTTACTGTTTCCCTGGAACAGAATTACCGCTCTACCCAGAATATAGTGAATGCTGCAAACGATGTTATTGCTAAAAACCAGCAGCAGTTTAAGAAAAATGTTTTCAGTGAAAACGAACCGGGAGATAAGATACAGGTTTACCGAAGTCTTTCCGATGCTGATGAAGCCAATTTCGTAGCATCGCAAATTTTGGAAAACAGTATGCGAAATCAGCGTAAGTACAGTGATTTTGCAATTCTATACAGAACCAACTCTCAGACCCGTGCATTTGAAGATGCACTGAGAAGAAAGAATATTCCGTATAAAGTATATGGTGGACTTTCATTCTACCAGAGAAAAGAAATCAAGGATTTAATTGCTTATTTAAGACTTCTGGTTAATGAAAACGATCAGGAAGCTTTGCTTCGTATTATCAACTATCCAACGAGAGGTATTGGTGAAACAACACAGAATAAACTAATTGTTACAGCCGATCAACTGAATATTTCGATGGCTGAATTGCTGAATAACCTTCAGATGTACGGACCACAGACAGGATTTAATGCTGGTACACTCAACAAGCTTTCAGAATTCTGGAATATGATCAAAGCCTTTCAGGTGATGATGAAGACAGAAACTGTTTATCAGGTGGCTATGGATGTTGCACAGAAGAGTGGGCTACTAAAGCTTTTAAAGGACGATCAGACTCCGGAAGGTGTTTCCCGTATGGAAAATATTCAGGAATTAATGAACTCCTTACAAGGATTTATTGAAGAGCAACAACAATTAGAAGACGGTGATCCCGGCCTTTCTAATTTCCTTGAAAATATTGCACTCTCTACAGATACTCAGGATAAAGACGATGACAACAATAAAGTATCTTTAATGACTATTCACTTGTCAAAAGGTCTGGAATTTCCAGTGGTGCATATTGTAGGTCTGGAAGAGAATCTTTTCCCATCATTTATGAGTGCTAATACCCGTGAGGAGCTGGAAGAAGAGAGACGTTTGTTTTATGTAGCGCTTACAAGAGCTGAAAAACAGGCTATATTCTCGTATGCAGTTTCCCGTTTTCAGTGGGGTAAAATTACGGATTCCGAGCCAAGTCGTTTCTTAAGTGAGGTAGACACAATGTATCTGGACTTCCTTAATCCGGCAACTGATACCCGATTCAGAAACTCTTCAGGGCTTACCTCCAGCTTATTTGATGATGCACCGCCGCCACGCCTGGTGAAAAAAGATGCACCTAAGAAGTTGACACCAACTCCGGCTTTAACGCCTAAAAACCTAAAGCCTGTGGCTTCTGCTAAAATTAATAATCCATCCGGTGGGACCACAGATCATATTGAAGTAGGGGATATGGTAAGACATGATCGTTTTGGAGTGGGAGAAGTTGTCTTCCTCGATGGAACGGATCCGCAGAATATAAAAGCAAAAGTATTGTTCCAGCATGAAGGTGAGAAAAACCTGATTCTGAAATTCGCAAAGCTGACGAAAATTTCCTAG
- a CDS encoding DUF2071 domain-containing protein, which produces MRIPTIHGIIERRILANYTADPEYVQKILPKPFRPKLYNGKAIVGICLIRLKNIKPKGFPNIIGVNSENGAHRIAVEWDENNVTKEGVYIPRRDTSLRLNSLIGGKLFPGKHYLAKFNADEKDNHYHLDFVSSDNTTIEIDAKLSDKLNKDSIFKTLNNASDFFEKGSVGYSPNANNFDGLKLETYKWEVKPLEVINIKSSFFENKNIFPEGTIKFDNALLMENIEHEWKSLPTISHCI; this is translated from the coding sequence ATGAGAATACCAACTATTCACGGCATTATAGAAAGAAGAATTCTCGCAAATTATACTGCTGATCCTGAGTATGTACAAAAAATACTACCAAAACCTTTCAGACCTAAACTATACAATGGGAAAGCTATAGTTGGAATCTGCTTAATAAGATTAAAAAATATAAAGCCTAAAGGATTTCCTAATATTATCGGAGTAAATTCCGAGAATGGGGCTCACCGAATTGCTGTAGAATGGGATGAGAATAATGTAACTAAAGAAGGAGTTTATATTCCACGCAGAGACACTTCGCTTAGGTTAAACTCTCTTATAGGAGGGAAACTATTTCCTGGAAAGCATTATCTGGCCAAATTTAATGCTGATGAAAAGGATAATCATTATCATTTAGACTTTGTAAGTTCTGATAATACAACAATTGAAATAGACGCAAAATTATCGGACAAACTGAACAAAGATTCTATTTTTAAAACTCTTAATAATGCATCTGATTTTTTTGAAAAAGGTTCTGTAGGCTACTCTCCTAATGCTAATAATTTTGACGGCTTAAAATTAGAAACTTATAAATGGGAAGTTAAACCTCTGGAGGTCATAAATATCAAGTCAAGCTTTTTTGAGAATAAAAACATCTTTCCGGAAGGAACAATAAAATTTGACAATGCACTTCTCATGGAAAATATAGAACATGAATGGAAATCACTTCCTACAATTAGTCACTGCATTTAG
- a CDS encoding HD domain-containing protein, with protein sequence MDLKNIFSDISGRYTTDIALINSLWTEIEKNYNLKNRYYHNLIHLENMIYELESVRKIINDFDVVLFSVFYHDIIYKSTAKDNEEKSAEIAKERLEQLEVPSEISERIYSQILATKSHSTSDDDTNFLTDADLSILGKGWKEYENYIRQIRKEYSIYPDFLYKPGRKKVLQHFLEFDSIYKTEFFKNKYEKQARENIQREINSL encoded by the coding sequence ATGGATTTAAAAAATATATTTTCAGATATCTCAGGCCGTTATACAACTGATATAGCACTTATAAATTCTTTATGGACAGAAATTGAAAAGAATTATAATTTAAAAAACAGATATTATCACAATCTTATACATCTGGAAAATATGATTTATGAGCTGGAAAGTGTAAGAAAAATAATCAATGATTTTGATGTAGTCTTGTTTTCCGTATTCTACCATGATATTATTTATAAATCTACAGCTAAAGATAATGAAGAAAAGAGTGCAGAGATAGCCAAAGAAAGATTAGAACAGCTCGAAGTTCCATCTGAAATTTCAGAAAGAATATATTCTCAGATATTAGCCACTAAATCTCATAGTACTTCTGATGATGATACAAACTTTTTAACAGATGCTGATTTAAGTATTCTAGGAAAAGGCTGGAAAGAATATGAAAACTATATTAGACAGATTAGAAAAGAATATTCAATTTATCCTGATTTTCTTTATAAACCGGGACGAAAAAAGGTATTACAACATTTTTTAGAATTTGACAGTATCTATAAAACTGAATTCTTTAAAAATAAATATGAAAAACAGGCGAGAGAAAATATACAGAGAGAAATCAATTCTCTGTAA
- a CDS encoding cysteine hydrolase family protein — protein sequence MKLREKKPALILIDIQKGFLDEDYWGGNRNNKNAEEIAGTILNKWRELSLPIFHIRHSSANPDSKLHETNSGFEFNEYVLPLDNEPIITKNVNSAFIGTDLKERLDSERINTLVIVGITTNHCVSTTTRMAGNYGYETYLISDATAAFDRVGINGEKYDSEIIHLTALANLNDEFATVWSSEKLLNDL from the coding sequence ATGAAATTACGCGAAAAGAAGCCTGCTCTTATTTTAATAGATATCCAGAAAGGTTTTCTGGATGAAGACTATTGGGGCGGCAACAGAAATAACAAAAATGCTGAGGAGATAGCTGGTACAATTCTAAATAAATGGAGAGAACTGAGTCTGCCTATATTTCATATTCGGCACAGTTCCGCTAATCCAGATTCAAAATTACATGAAACCAATTCAGGATTTGAATTTAATGAATATGTTCTTCCGCTGGATAATGAGCCCATTATTACAAAAAATGTAAACAGTGCTTTTATAGGAACTGATCTGAAAGAGAGATTAGACAGTGAGAGAATAAATACACTGGTCATTGTGGGCATAACAACCAATCATTGCGTATCGACTACGACAAGAATGGCTGGAAATTATGGTTATGAAACTTATCTAATTTCTGATGCCACAGCTGCATTTGACAGAGTGGGAATCAATGGTGAAAAGTATGATTCGGAAATAATACATTTAACAGCACTTGCTAATTTGAATGATGAGTTTGCAACAGTATGGAGCTCTGAGAAATTATTAAATGATTTATAG